The Falco cherrug isolate bFalChe1 chromosome 3, bFalChe1.pri, whole genome shotgun sequence genome segment CGAGCGCGAGCTGGGCTGGAAAGCCGCCTTCGGCCTGGACAAGATGTGTAagagcagccccttccccagcacccgccggccgcccccccccggccccccctcaccccccctctcccccttgcAGGCCAGGACTTGTGGCGGTGGCAGCTGCAGAATCCCACAGGCTTCAGCAAGAACTGAGCTGTGGCCCGAGGGCTCGTCTGGTGGCCGAGTGCTGCTCcgggccagccctgccagcctccccGGTGGCCCCAGCGATGCTGTGGTCATCCTGGGTGCAGTTCCagctgccccccctgccccttgcaCAGGGGAGGAAGGCGGGAGCGTGCCCGGCCTCTCCGCTCCTCATCCTCATCCCCCCCAGGGCCTTTGCATCTCacagagcaggaacagaaggACAGAGCCAGGGCCCGGCTTTGGCACCCAGGGCACGACCCCCCTCGTGGGAGCGGTGGCAGCCCCTGCAGGGAGAAGGTGCTTGGCTGGGCCCTGCAGCCGCTGCTGGCGCTGCTCCTGGGCCCTGCCTGCGCCCGGGGAAGCGGCCGCATCCAGCACTCAACCACAGAGTCCTGCTGAGCCCAAACCGCAGGGAAACCACCAGTCCCCTCTGGCCCCCGACCCACCCAGCTCAGGGAGCAGGGGAGGCTCCTGGTCTCGGGGGGAGGCCAGGGCAcccgctgccccctgccctgggcacagaGTGGGCTGCTGAGCACCTACCTCACGGCCCCAGGAGCCCCCTGAGCCCCCACACCCCAGGGAGCAGCCACAGCCCGAGGCCACCACGGCTCgtggccccagcccagctccctggggcGAAGGCCCCCATGGCTGCCAAGGGCTTCTTCCCCCCAGCAATCCCCTTTTCCCCCAGCCTGGTTTTGGGGACCAAGTCTCATCTCCCACGTGCTCCTGCGGCGCCGGAGGAGCCCCTGCCCGCGGCACAGCCCACCTTGCCCAGCTGAAGCTGCCGCTGGCTTTGGCTGGTGCCTGATTTTGCTTCCACGGTGCCTGCGGCAGCCGCTTCTGCAGTCACGTTGCcaaaggctgcccaggggaagGCTCTGCTCAGCTGTCACACACTGCTCCTATTTATTCCTGGTGGCTCGAACGGCTTCGTTAGGCAGCGATGACGCAGTCAGCCCGGTTTGCTGTCAGTTGGATTAATAACTTATGCTACTAAATTATGAATTGagcttttgatttgtttttaaataaactttcttACTTTCTGAGTGgcagctctgttctgcttccCTTCAGCCAGAGCTGGCGCCCCGAGGAACGGCACCTTGGGGCCTCGTGCTGAGCCActgcccccgcccccacccccaaaatctCCCTTACGGAGGTGCTGGGGGTATCTCCTGCCCGGCCACAAACAACACCAGCTCAGCTCTGGGAGAGGTTTCTGATTTATTTAACCTTGGTTCTGACTCTGtggaacacacacacaaaaaaccccaaacatttacaaggaagacaaaagagaggaggggaaggggggaaaaaagaagagaggggggaaaaaaaaaaaaaaaaaagagtaaaaaaaaaaaaaaaaaaaaagctgtattgaGGAATGGAGAGAAGCCGTTCTCCCTCCCAGGTCCTCAGCACGCCCCGGCCAGGCGCGTGCCGCTGGGGCAGGGAGCGAGCAGGAATGCTCTGCAAAGGGGCCAGCGTGGCCACCCGTGCTGTGCCCAGGGTGGCCCCGGGCCCCCGCCACGCACACGGTTCCAGTTCACAGTCAAATAGGTCCGTCTGTCCGTCCGCCAGCCCTCGGTAACCtggggggggagctgccccccgccccagccagccccccatGCAGGGGACAGCAGCTTTCGAACAAAGTAGAAGAAACAGCAGGACTGAACCCCAAGCAAGGGGAAGAGCCAGGCTCCCCCCGATACCGGCAGCGGGTTTGCTGGCTTAAGACTTCCTaaggagaggggtggggggaggaaaccagaacccaaaccccaaccccaacccAAGCCAAGCCAAGAAACCAACGAAGGATGGGTCTGACAGATCCGACTCCCCGGAGAGCAGGTTATTGCTTTGCACATCCCAGGCGGGGAGGGCACGGCTGCggcacagctgctgccccaAGCCCCCCGCTTCCCTCCCGGAGCAGCCCTCGCCCTCGGAGAGGTGCTGGCCTTGGCACTGCGAGCCTGGCCACAGCCCGCCACCGCCACTGGCCACCGGCCACCGAGCAGAGGCCCTGGGGCGAGGGGCTGGACAGGAGGGAGCGGcagcctgcaggctgggggggttttgtggtgtattttttttaaaagacatgtacAGCTCCAGCCCCAAAGGGCCCAAGAGTGCTGCGggctcagcccatggaggagaggcgaggagaaGGGCAGTGCTGCTCAACAGCAAGTGCCCTGGGCCctgcgggaggggagggggcggccagGAGCCCACCGCTGAGGAGACATTCATGGCCCCGTGCCcggggagctgctctgctggtggGGACGgtcccagccctggccccacgCCCCAGCCAGCCACGGCTCGAGAGGGGACAAGCCTTGAGAGGGGACAAGCCTTGAGAGGGGACAAGCCTTGGCGTCAGCCACCAGCCGGCAGGGCGAGGGACCCCGGGGGAAGCTGTGATTGTACCCGGGTTGTCCCGCGGCCCCGGGGAGCACGGggagccccgcgccgccccgcaggaaggggcacagcagcacccaggtgTTCGATGCTGGTGAGATGATGGCTGGGAGCAAACCTGCTTCCTCCAGCTGGGCCAGGAGCCatccctgggggctgggggcctcccctcccctcaccTCTCCCTCCCCGAGCCAGCCCAAGtccaaagggaaggagaagtAGCAGCAAGAGAGACATTAAGGACCAGGCCAGCGCCGGGCGGGCTCCACGGCGAAGCCGCTCGGACACCGGCTGTAAACGGCAGCGCTTTGGGGCTCTGAGGGCGCAGAGCTGGgctgagggagggagagatgCCTTTgggacccccccgccgggctGAGGGGGAGATTGTAAAAGCAacaagaggagaaggaggaagggggcgATTATCTCgaggagggcagagctgccaccaGCCGATGGCCGCCCGCCGGGGAGTGTGCGTGTGCGACAGGGCAGGGGCCGGGCCCCGTGCCAGGAGGTGCAGGAGCTGTGCGGGGGCCTTTCTGCCAGCCCCGGGAGACGGGGCAGCCTTTGGCAGTTCCAGCCCAGAGCAGAGCCTCTCCCCTGGGCCGTGAGGTGTTTGCAGGAGAGTCCCGGGTTCCTGAGCTCTGACCGAAAACCCGTGAGTCGCCTGAGCGGAGGCCGAGAGCAGCCGCGGAGAGGACAGGCCGAGGGCAGAGGGCGGCTCTGGGCCACGGAAGGCTCCAGAGgttgccccagccctgccatgtGCCCACACCACTCCTCCCGCCGCACAGGGGCACGTCCCACCCCCTCTAATActgtcacaaaagaaaaaaaccaaacccaagagAAACAGGTCACCCGCACCACGCCAGACCCACACCCCGCGGTGCCTGGATGGGGAGTTGAGGGGGTGGTGACCCCCACAGAAACCGCTCGGagcaagaggaggagagaaaaggcCACTCGAAGACTCGCCTTAGACAGCTCCAATCTCAGCTCcgagagcagcagggagagacGGGGCACCCCCAGCCGGAGAGGACGCGGTGCGAGGAGATGGGGAGAGGCGGGGGCCGGGGTGCGGCAGGAGGTGCAGTGGGGTGCCATGGCTTCCGTTTGCAGCGGACAGGTCACGGGGGAAAGATCGGCGGCTGCGACCTCGGCATCCTTCCCTGCGACAGTCTCGATTGGCTCCGCTTAGATCCGGGGCAGCAGCTTCTCGATGAACTCCTTCACCGCCATCATCTCCTGCAGACAGCACAGAGCCCGTCACGCCGTGCCCTGCCCCAGGCGCAGGGGGACGGGGGCTGCGCAGCCTCCCCAGAGGGAATCGGGGAACAAACACATCCCGCGTGTTCTGCACTCGGCCACTTCCCCGCCCTGCCTGACGCACCGTGCCAGGGTCAGGCCCAAAGGGGAGACCGGCCCCCCGACAGTCCCGGCCCCCCGACGGTCACGGCCCCCCGACGGTCACggcccctctccccaccacGAGGCACTGACCTGAGGACAGGAACTGTGCATCACACCGGGGTAGGTTTTGAACTGGACCTTGGTGGGGGTGACGACAGATTTCAGCTTCTCAGCAGTGAGAGCCCCGAAGCGGACGGGGATCATGGGGTCCATTTCCCCATGGCACTGCAGGATGGCGATGTCCTTGTTCACACCGTTATTCGCCGCCTGCAGCGAGGAAGGAATTGCTCAGGGGTGCCCAGGAGAGGGGATGCCCAGCGGGGAATGGGGCAGGTGCTTAATTTGTGTGCCCAGCACACGCCACCTGGCAGCTCCCCTCCTCAGGAGGGCTGTGGGACAGCTGCTCACACCAAACACCTCCTCCCACGCTGCCACCAGGACCGAGCTGCTGCCCGGGGGGGCGCGAGGAGGCCGGGGGAGCAGCACAGCCGGCAGGTGCCCCCACCAGATGGGGGGCAGAGCCCTGATCTCTGCTGTGCCCTCCCCAGGCgccaggagcagggaggtgggATCAAGCCCCTGCCACAGACACCTTgtggccccagcagccccaggctcaCTGCAGCGAACTCCGGATGGGAAAATCCCCGTCCTGTCATCGACCCTCCCAGCGGACACGCGGGCGCAGCACAGGGTACCTGCGGGAAGGCCTTGTGCAGcgggagccagcagctgagcgCCACGATGCCGgccagctggtgctggcaggtGAGAGCCGTGTACAGCGACAGGGCGCCGCCCTGCAGCAGGCGAGGAAGGTCAGTTAGTGCTGGGGGGGAACCCACAGTCCTGGGGCACCCACCGCCCACCCACCTCCCTGCATGGATGCTCCCTTGGAGCGGGTGGGTCTGCAGAGGGGTCCCAACCCTCAGTCTGCTCCACctcagccccccgcagcccagcTCACCTGTGAGAAGCCCCCTAGGATGATGCGGTTGGGTGGGATCCCGTTCTTCATCTCATGCTCGATAATCGCTTTAACTGgaagaagacagagaaatggGTCAGTAGAGCGGGGGGACGCTGCAGGGCATCACCCGATGCCTGGGGGTGCACACAGGACACTCAGCACGTCCGGCAGAAGCAGGTGCCCGAGGTCCCATGGCCTGAACACACTTGGCTTCAGCCAGGGAGAAGGCGGGCTGGGGTCACAggagagcagaaaggaaggagaggtggcaGGAAGGCATCGGCTTCTGTCCCAGTGCGGGAGAGGCATCCAAGAGCGCagtgcttccccctccccaaagcttcttactgttttctgcagctttcttgaTCCCAGCTTCATCCTCAGGTGCATCTGGAGTCAACCCCATCAGGTCAAACCTGGGAGAAGAAGCAGGGTCAGCCCCAAacccctcccagcacccagggtgtggggaggtgggagctgcgtgagctctgcccttccccTGACTCCTACGGGGCAATGGATTTTGGCTCTTCagtccctccatccctctcgTGCCCCAAAATACACCCCCAAAAGGGTCCCACGCACCCCTGCCACCCACAACACTGACCAGGAGGGCACCCTGCCACCCACAACACTGACCAGGAGGGCATAACCATCTTCATGTTGAGGGTCACCGGGATCCGAGGCCTGCGGAGAAAACAGTTTGGGTGTTTTAGTTCAACTGCAAGAGAAGTCAGTCCAAGATGAGGGGAGCGGGGTGACAGgccctcctgcccacagctgcaggaCACCACTCCCAAGGGACAGCAACAGATGAGTGCCACCAGACCCGGCCCGGGGGCTGCAAGGTGACCCCAGGGATCATCCACAAGCCCCTAGCAGATCCCAGCTGAGCTGGTAGCTCCAGGGCGTTGCCAAGCAGCCCGGCTGGGGAGGAGAGCTCCTGAGTCCCTCTCccatttgctgctgcagaacCAGGAGACGCTGAcagagcagctgcctctgctgccgAGATGGGACACCGGGAAGCTGAGGCCCTgctgccagggatgctgctgcggcagagctctcccagcctggcGAGTGCCCCCCTGCACGggctgctggtggcactggggacacATCAGGGAgtgtttccttccctttctgctgagctccctcctgcctgaccagggggacagggaaggagCTCAGTGCTTTTGGCTTTCACTGCAGCCATCGGGGCGAGGCGGAGCACAGGAGCGGGGAGAAAACAGCCcgagagctgcagctcctgtgctgaTCAGCTCTGTGGGGAACcactctgcctgcaggcagaaaaTGCCAGGGCTGGAGCCCTGCACAAACCGGCCACAGCAGGACAGGAAGCCTCACTGCACAGCCCCGTGGGTAGGTCAGCACACGGGCCACTGTCTGCCTCCCCAAACAGTCCTGGCAGTGGGCACCTGCATgacagccccccctgccccccaccccccctaaGGCCCTTCCCAAAGCAAGGACAGCACTTACGCGTGAGGGCAAATGTATTTCACGTAGGGGAGGCGGATGGAGGAGAGAGCAtcagcccagctgtgcctggggagagagagaggagaggagggagttGAAGGCTTGCCTTAGCATTCTGGAGGATGCTGGTGAAGGTGAGGGATTTCCCCCAAGGACAGGTTTTCTCCAAGGCTGCTGACCTCCCGCCTGTGCCCTGACATTATTTTaccagctcctgcccaccctggcAGCCTGAATCCCAATGTGAACAGATCTCCTTTGCAGCAGGGCAAAGGCAGCACACAAAGCCccacagctggaggcagaggagctgccatcagcaggggaggagggagagaaccTGCTGTGCAGGGAGAAATGTCTTGTTACTGCTGTATCTCACGCTGTCCTCTAAGGTGGCCTTGCACGTTAGAGAGCTGCACTCGCATAGACACAACCCGACTCCCAGCTCTCCTAGGACTGCAAAAACCGCAGTGCTTATCTGCTTGCcttaaagaaagcagaaaaccaaacccgcagggggcgggggggctgccagGATCATAAATATTCAAGTGCAGACAGCTGCTGGCCAGCGATTCCCTGCCAGGGTGGCGCAGGCACGGCTATCGGACCCAGCCCAAAACCCCAGACAAATCTCAGAGCTGCCCCCGGGgaaagcagcaccagcacctgcaACACACTGCCAGCCCCAGGTCTGCGTTCAGCAAACCAGGCGTCGCAGTCAGAGCCAGCTCCAGGAATACTCACCCCGTGTCTCCAAGGCCATGTAAAAAAATGACCTgttaaatgaagcagaaaaacaaaaagaattagCTGGTGCAACAGCCGGTGGCCTAGGagagaggcagggctgggctggcgtGGAAGCAGCAAAAGGCCACTTAGTCACTAACTAGGAGAGACTCAAAGAGGCAGAAATTAGCCGATGCCAATGACACGGCTCTGCAGCTTTGAGCATGACGGATGAGTGGAACAGGCGTATCGTTGCCATCACGCCACAAAGCCTGCTGTCACGGCCAGGTCTGTGGGCGTTGTCAGCCCCTTGGCTGCCCAGCATAGCAAAGGGCCAAGGATTGTCCCACCAGGCTACACGGCACCACGCTGAGCAGAGGCTGAGCTTGCCAAGGACTCACAAAACCCAGCCCTACAGGCTTTTCATCTAAGGCTAGAGCAAGCCCTAAGCaatggggagcagagggaaggcagcCTGCTGGGCCCCAGGGAAGGACAGAGGATTTTCTTTGGGggatttgctttaaaaaacttAAATAGCCAAATCAGATCCAACTCCCACTGGCCTCCCGGGAGGTCAAACGGAGCTGTGAGGCTGTGCCCATGCTTCCGCACCGGACCACGCACCAGCAACAAACAGCCTAGCCCAAAGGACGGTTACTTTTCCCCGGCAAGATCAGACCTTGCTGGCCCTGCGTCCCCTTTGATGGACCAAGATGTACATCTGAGGAGCTGAGGATTACGGGCTCAGCTCACGGCTCCTCTGAACCCCGCAGAAGCAGCTACTTATCTTCGAGACTGCTAAAAGGGAAGAAGCAGGTGAGGCAGGAGGGGTCCGGCCCTTACCGCGGCAGTCTCCCGCTCTGCCCCTGAGACAGTCACTGCGTCAGCGAGGAGGGGGACAGACATGTTGTTACCACACATACACTGAGAGGGACTCAGACACTGGCACCTGCGGGACAGAGGGACAAAGGTAAGGCAGGAAAATAAACTCCTCTTCCCCTCCGGCAACTATTTGCTCCAGAGGGACCAGCTATATggggaaaagttaaaaaagcaCATGAAGGCCTTGATGTTTAAGCCTTTGGGATAGTCCCACGCCTGGCAGCGCCGGAGAGCCAGGAAGCAGCAAACGATTCCCATGTCACAGCACCAAACGCGTGTGAGTGGGGATGCGAGCGCGGGGTGTTGGAGGCGTTAAAATTAGCCCTGTTATACCTCAAAGCCAAAGTTATTTCTGTGACGGTAACAACGTGGGCAGAGGGCGGCCGGGCAGCGCGCAGCCTCAGCATCCCTGCCCGGCTGCCAGCGGAGCCGGGGAGAAGCCTGACCCACATCTGCTCTGACGGGGAAGCAGGAAGCGCCAGCCCTCAGCACGCAGCAGCGCAGGCTTTACAGCGCTAATAAAAGGTTCAGCCCTCTTTTATGGAGCTGTTTAGGGATAAACCGGAGCATTCAGGTGCTGGCCTGAGACCCAGCCCCACGCTGCCTCCCAGAGCCTGCGCCCCCCCCAGCAACAGCATCCTTGTCCCTCCCCGTTGGTCAGTCAGCCAGGGCCACCACTGCTGTCTCTACCGCATCGGTCTCCTGCCAGCATGATGGGCTGATTGTCACCTCTCGGATCCCAGTCACCTGTGGGGCGGGCGGCTCCGGCAGAGCTACCACCACCTTCAGACGTGACAGTCAATGGTGTTTGCTTCCAGTCCAGCACAAATCACTAAAACTACCGCTCCTCACGTGACAGGCACTAACCCCCACTTACTGCCCAAGATTAATTAGATCAGAGCATGTTTACAGCGCTGCCATCATGTCCAGGAATAAGAtcagcctccctgctgctgctgggagcaagATCAGCCCGTGTGGTCTGCTCGAGCCTTCACATCTCACAGCAAGCACCATCCCCAGAGGGTTTTGGGTGGC includes the following:
- the LYPLA2 gene encoding acyl-protein thioesterase 2, whose amino-acid sequence is MCGNNMSVPLLADAVTVSGAERETAAVIFLHGLGDTGHSWADALSSIRLPYVKYICPHAPRIPVTLNMKMVMPSWFDLMGLTPDAPEDEAGIKKAAENIKAIIEHEMKNGIPPNRIILGGFSQGGALSLYTALTCQHQLAGIVALSCWLPLHKAFPQAANNGVNKDIAILQCHGEMDPMIPVRFGALTAEKLKSVVTPTKVQFKTYPGVMHSSCPQEMMAVKEFIEKLLPRI